A genomic window from Streptomyces sp. NBC_01429 includes:
- a CDS encoding CGNR zinc finger domain-containing protein, whose amino-acid sequence MAAGRAVGRTAGTVPHEWRFDSGRICLDLVATGEPPFRECGRLDSVVPLGRWLIAAGLLPEQTPLAAIDADWVRSFAELRSQLGQLVRAEIEGRPSEAALECVNALASGAPPGIRAVRDERGSLVRELSAAPRCGALLAAVARDAVELLTDPAARSRLRQCEGGSCRRVYLDTSRGGRRRWCSSEVCGNRERVARHRRRAAVRPASPA is encoded by the coding sequence ATGGCGGCGGGCAGGGCTGTGGGCAGGACGGCGGGTACGGTCCCCCACGAGTGGCGATTCGACTCGGGCCGGATCTGCCTTGACCTGGTGGCCACCGGTGAACCACCCTTCAGGGAATGCGGACGACTTGATTCCGTCGTACCGCTCGGACGGTGGCTGATTGCCGCCGGTCTGCTGCCGGAGCAGACGCCGCTCGCGGCGATCGACGCCGACTGGGTGCGGTCCTTCGCCGAACTCCGTTCACAGCTGGGTCAATTGGTGCGCGCGGAGATCGAAGGGCGGCCGTCGGAGGCCGCGTTGGAGTGCGTCAACGCCCTCGCCTCGGGCGCGCCGCCGGGCATCAGAGCCGTACGGGACGAGCGTGGTTCCCTCGTACGGGAGTTGAGCGCCGCGCCGCGGTGCGGGGCGCTGCTGGCGGCCGTGGCCAGGGATGCGGTGGAGCTGCTCACCGATCCGGCGGCGCGGTCCAGGCTGCGCCAGTGCGAGGGCGGCAGCTGCCGGCGGGTCTATCTGGACACCTCCAGAGGAGGGCGCCGCCGTTGGTGCTCCAGCGAGGTGTGCGGCAACCGCGAGCGCGTCGCCCGGCACCGGCGGCGGGCGGCCGTACGGCCCGCCTCGCCCGCCTGA
- a CDS encoding GntR family transcriptional regulator, with protein sequence MTTVPLPEENTYDRRSLHERIAADLRDEIMTGDLAPGTRLPSTVRLKERFSASNATVQKAVQLLKDERLVVGRAGAAVTVREHRQLTVRPASSMTLAGAGQPYPWLAETAKHGGVARSEILGAAETAPPADVAAALRLPDGGTALLRRQVLTLDDEPVELVHAYYPLDIARGTALMDPHRIKGGAPTLLTTLGHPPRLSVDHVSARVPTREQYEALHLPGDLPILRTLRTVYGDDERPIEATVMAKAGHLYELRYEFAPE encoded by the coding sequence ATGACGACCGTGCCGCTGCCCGAAGAGAACACGTACGACCGCCGGTCCCTCCACGAGCGGATCGCGGCCGATCTGCGCGACGAAATCATGACCGGAGATCTCGCACCGGGAACCCGGCTGCCGTCCACCGTGCGACTCAAGGAAAGATTCAGCGCCTCGAATGCCACGGTGCAGAAGGCGGTGCAACTACTCAAGGACGAAAGGCTGGTCGTCGGACGTGCGGGCGCCGCCGTGACCGTACGAGAACACCGCCAACTGACCGTGCGCCCCGCCTCATCCATGACACTGGCCGGCGCCGGACAGCCTTACCCGTGGCTCGCCGAGACCGCCAAGCACGGCGGAGTGGCCCGGAGCGAGATCCTCGGCGCCGCCGAGACCGCACCTCCCGCAGATGTCGCGGCAGCGCTGCGCCTGCCGGACGGAGGTACGGCACTGCTCCGCCGCCAGGTGCTGACGTTGGACGACGAACCGGTCGAACTCGTCCACGCGTACTACCCGCTGGACATCGCCCGGGGCACCGCGCTGATGGACCCGCACCGCATCAAGGGCGGCGCTCCCACCCTCCTGACCACGCTGGGCCACCCACCCCGGCTCAGCGTCGACCACGTCTCCGCCCGAGTCCCCACACGCGAGCAGTACGAGGCACTCCACCTCCCCGGCGACCTGCCGATCTTGCGAACGCTGCGCACGGTGTACGGGGACGACGAGCGGCCGATCGAAGCCACGGTGATGGCCAAGGCGGGCCATCTGTACGAACTGCGCTACGAGTTCGCCCCGGAGTGA
- a CDS encoding nitrate/nitrite transporter: MTAPTTTTDPRKGGRWIEQWDPEDETFWRERGERIARRNLVFSVLSEHIGFSIWTLWSVMVLFMGPEYGVDPAGKFFLIATATLVGAIARVPYTFAVARFGGRNWTVFSALTLLLPTGAAYAVMEPGTSYTTFLAVAALTGVGGGNFASSMTNINSFFPLRRKGWALGLNAGGGNIGVPVVQLIGLLVIGTAGAAHPRIVLGVYIPLIVAAAVCAALFMDNLGPVRNDTGAAGEALRDRHTWIMSLLYIGTFGSFIGYSFAFGLVLQTQFGRTPLQAASLTFIGPLLGSLVRPVGGRLADRYGGARITLWNFAAMALATGVVVFASVIESLGVFLVGFVALFLLTGVGNGSTYKMIPGIFRAKALDRGMTGEAADAYGRRLSGASMGLIGAVGALGGLAINLAFRQSFQTAGTGTSAFVVFLFFYLGCFGLTWAVYLRRAHAGGPVAAETEPGPSYARV, encoded by the coding sequence ATGACAGCCCCGACCACCACCACCGATCCGCGCAAAGGGGGCCGCTGGATCGAGCAGTGGGATCCGGAGGACGAGACCTTCTGGCGGGAGAGGGGAGAACGGATCGCCCGGCGCAATCTGGTCTTCTCCGTACTCTCCGAGCACATCGGGTTCTCCATCTGGACCCTCTGGTCGGTCATGGTCCTCTTCATGGGGCCCGAGTACGGGGTCGACCCGGCCGGCAAGTTCTTCCTGATCGCCACGGCCACCCTGGTCGGCGCGATCGCGCGCGTGCCCTACACTTTCGCCGTCGCCCGCTTCGGCGGCCGGAACTGGACCGTCTTCAGCGCGCTGACGCTGCTCCTGCCGACCGGCGCGGCGTACGCGGTGATGGAGCCGGGGACCTCGTACACCACCTTCCTGGCCGTCGCGGCCCTCACCGGCGTCGGCGGCGGCAACTTCGCCTCGTCGATGACGAACATCAACTCCTTCTTCCCGCTGCGCCGGAAAGGCTGGGCGCTCGGGCTCAACGCGGGCGGCGGGAACATCGGCGTGCCGGTCGTGCAGCTGATCGGGCTGCTCGTCATCGGGACCGCCGGGGCCGCGCATCCACGGATCGTGCTCGGCGTGTACATCCCGCTGATCGTGGCCGCCGCCGTGTGCGCGGCGCTGTTCATGGACAACCTGGGGCCGGTGCGCAACGACACCGGCGCCGCCGGGGAGGCCCTGCGCGACCGGCACACCTGGATCATGTCGCTGCTCTACATCGGGACGTTCGGGTCGTTCATCGGATACAGCTTCGCCTTCGGCCTGGTGCTCCAGACCCAGTTCGGCCGCACCCCGCTACAGGCCGCCTCGCTCACCTTCATCGGGCCGCTGCTCGGCTCGCTGGTCCGCCCCGTCGGGGGCAGGCTCGCCGACCGGTACGGCGGCGCCCGCATCACGCTGTGGAACTTCGCGGCGATGGCCCTCGCGACCGGCGTCGTGGTCTTCGCCTCGGTGATCGAGTCGCTGGGCGTCTTCCTCGTCGGCTTCGTGGCGCTGTTCCTGCTCACCGGGGTCGGCAACGGCTCCACGTACAAGATGATCCCGGGCATCTTCCGGGCGAAGGCGCTGGACCGGGGGATGACGGGCGAGGCAGCCGACGCCTACGGCCGCCGGCTGTCCGGGGCGTCGATGGGGCTCATAGGGGCCGTCGGGGCGCTCGGCGGGCTGGCCATCAACCTCGCCTTCCGGCAGTCCTTCCAGACGGCGGGCACCGGGACCTCGGCGTTCGTGGTGTTCCTCTTCTTCTACCTGGGGTGTTTCGGCCTCACCTGGGCGGTATACCTTCGAAGGGCGCACGCCGGCGGGCCCGTGGCGGCGGAGACCGAGCCCGGTCCCAGCTACGCGCGGGTGTGA
- a CDS encoding LLM class F420-dependent oxidoreductase, with protein MAALRDTVGPYGIWSAELRSEDPALRDEIPEAAAELEALGFGAVWLGGSSGVEHAVPLVEATSRLTVATGILSIWQYEPADAGARFLELEAARPGRFLLGIGASHAKLASQYKRPYSAMVGYLDGLDAAGVPAGRVVLAALRPRMLELSRDRAGGAHPYLVTPEHTAHARELLGEGPLLAPELKVVLERDPEIARSTARDYLARYLALPNYTNSFLELGFTEDDFTGGGSDRLIDAVYAWGDDARVRDRIDAFRAAGADHVALQIVRAGTGGGDAALPRDEWRRLAALLG; from the coding sequence ATGGCCGCTCTGCGAGACACCGTGGGACCGTACGGGATCTGGAGCGCCGAGCTGCGCTCCGAGGATCCCGCCCTGCGGGACGAGATTCCCGAGGCCGCCGCCGAGTTGGAGGCGCTCGGGTTCGGGGCCGTGTGGCTCGGGGGGAGCAGTGGGGTCGAGCACGCGGTGCCGCTGGTGGAGGCCACCTCCCGGCTCACCGTCGCCACCGGCATCCTCAGCATCTGGCAGTACGAGCCCGCCGACGCGGGCGCCCGCTTCCTGGAGCTGGAGGCCGCGCGGCCCGGGAGGTTCCTGCTGGGGATCGGGGCCAGCCACGCCAAGCTCGCCTCCCAGTACAAGCGCCCCTACTCCGCGATGGTCGGTTATCTCGACGGTCTCGACGCGGCCGGGGTGCCCGCCGGGCGCGTCGTGCTCGCCGCGCTGCGGCCGCGGATGCTGGAGCTGTCCCGGGACCGGGCCGGCGGGGCGCATCCGTACCTCGTCACGCCCGAGCACACCGCGCACGCCCGGGAGCTGCTGGGGGAGGGGCCGCTGCTGGCGCCCGAGCTGAAGGTCGTCCTGGAACGGGACCCGGAGATCGCGCGGAGCACCGCCCGCGACTATCTCGCCAGGTACCTCGCGCTGCCCAACTACACCAACAGCTTCCTCGAACTCGGCTTCACCGAAGATGACTTCACCGGCGGCGGCAGCGACCGGCTCATCGACGCCGTGTACGCCTGGGGCGACGACGCGCGCGTCCGCGACCGTATCGACGCCTTCCGCGCCGCCGGGGCAGACCATGTCGCCCTCCAGATCGTCCGGGCGGGCACCGGCGGTGGGGACGCGGCCCTGCCCCGGGACGAGTGGCGGCGGCTCGCCGCCCTCCTCGGCTAG
- a CDS encoding uroporphyrinogen-III synthase, translating to MDGDGRRHGPLAGFTIGVTAARRADELGTLLKRRGGSVMHAPALRIVQLADDAELLSATKELIARPPDVVVATTAIGFRGWVEAADGWGYGEELLACLRGVELLARGPKVKGSIRAAGLTEEWSPASESMAEVLERLLGQGVEGRRIGLQLHGEPLPGFVEALRAGGADVVVVPVYRWMPPEDLAPVDRLIEATVARAVDAVTFTSAPAAASLLSRAEARGQLTELLAALHHDVLAACVGPVTALPLQARGIDTVQPERFRLGPLVQVLCAELPGRVPTLPVAGHRVEIRGHAVLVDGELRPVPPAGMALLHALTRRPGWVVSRAELLRALPGAGRDEHAVETAMARLRTALGAPKLIHTVVKRGYRLALDPSADSKYADI from the coding sequence ATGGACGGGGACGGTCGGCGCCACGGTCCGCTCGCGGGGTTCACCATCGGGGTCACCGCGGCCCGCCGCGCCGACGAGCTGGGCACGCTGCTCAAGCGGCGCGGCGGCTCCGTCATGCACGCCCCCGCCCTGCGGATCGTGCAGCTCGCCGACGACGCGGAACTGCTCTCCGCCACCAAGGAGCTGATCGCGCGGCCGCCCGACGTGGTCGTCGCGACGACGGCCATCGGCTTCCGGGGCTGGGTGGAGGCCGCCGACGGCTGGGGGTACGGCGAGGAACTCCTCGCCTGCCTGCGCGGCGTCGAACTCCTCGCGCGCGGGCCCAAGGTCAAGGGCTCCATCCGGGCCGCCGGGCTCACCGAGGAGTGGTCGCCCGCCTCCGAATCCATGGCCGAGGTGCTGGAACGGCTCCTCGGACAGGGCGTCGAGGGCCGCCGGATCGGACTGCAACTGCACGGCGAGCCCCTGCCGGGGTTCGTGGAGGCGCTGCGGGCCGGGGGCGCCGATGTCGTCGTCGTACCCGTCTACCGGTGGATGCCGCCGGAGGATCTCGCCCCCGTCGACCGGCTGATCGAGGCGACCGTCGCGCGCGCGGTGGACGCCGTCACCTTCACCAGCGCGCCCGCCGCCGCCTCGCTGCTCTCGCGCGCCGAGGCGCGCGGACAGCTGACGGAGCTGCTCGCCGCCCTGCACCACGACGTGCTCGCCGCCTGCGTCGGACCGGTGACCGCTCTGCCGCTCCAGGCGCGCGGCATCGACACCGTCCAGCCGGAACGCTTCCGGCTCGGGCCGCTGGTGCAGGTGCTCTGCGCGGAGCTGCCGGGACGGGTCCCGACGCTGCCGGTGGCCGGCCACCGCGTCGAGATCCGGGGCCATGCCGTGCTGGTCGACGGCGAGTTGCGGCCGGTGCCGCCTGCCGGCATGGCGCTGCTGCACGCGCTCACCCGGCGGCCCGGCTGGGTGGTCTCCCGGGCCGAGCTGCTGCGCGCGCTGCCGGGCGCCGGGCGCGACGAGCACGCCGTGGAAACGGCGATGGCCCGGCTCAGGACGGCGCTGGGCGCGCCCAAGCTGATCCACACCGTGGTCAAACGCGGCTACCGGCTGGCGCTGGACCCGTCGGCCGACTCCAAGTACGCGGACATCTGA
- a CDS encoding anti-sigma factor family protein, which produces MTTHEQYGLGDESTVHEAVGAYVLGILEDAEATAFEAHLAGCRICAVHLEEFSGMEPMLAMLADTPDPLSVPGPLPGSLGAPPAKPVVVPLAQLPTPSVSVQPSPQLLGRLVDEVAVKRAKRKRRGLYLVAAAAVLIIGGPVGAVVATSGDSSPGSNQAAPSNPADDFKKIAGKVGATDPTTKVSASVATEPKLWGTRTSLELKNVKGPLKCSLIVVSKTGEEEVVTSWSVPEWGYGIPDSPNEAGKKPLYVEGGTAMDKKDIDHFEVRTFEGDKLVEIPA; this is translated from the coding sequence ATGACCACGCACGAGCAGTACGGACTGGGCGACGAAAGTACTGTGCATGAAGCCGTCGGAGCGTATGTTCTCGGCATTCTGGAGGATGCCGAGGCGACGGCGTTCGAGGCGCATCTGGCCGGCTGCCGGATCTGCGCCGTCCATCTGGAGGAGTTCTCCGGCATGGAACCGATGCTCGCCATGCTCGCGGACACGCCCGATCCGCTCTCCGTACCGGGCCCGCTGCCGGGTTCGCTCGGCGCACCACCCGCCAAACCCGTCGTCGTACCGCTGGCACAGCTGCCGACGCCGTCCGTATCCGTACAGCCCAGCCCACAGCTGCTCGGCAGGCTGGTCGACGAGGTCGCGGTCAAGCGCGCCAAGCGCAAGCGCCGCGGGCTGTATCTCGTGGCCGCGGCGGCGGTGCTGATCATCGGCGGCCCGGTGGGAGCCGTCGTGGCCACCTCCGGCGACTCGTCGCCCGGCAGCAACCAGGCGGCGCCCAGCAACCCCGCCGACGACTTCAAGAAGATCGCGGGCAAGGTCGGCGCCACGGACCCCACCACCAAGGTCAGCGCCAGCGTCGCCACCGAGCCCAAGCTGTGGGGCACCCGCACCTCCCTGGAGCTGAAGAACGTCAAGGGCCCCCTCAAGTGCAGCCTGATCGTCGTCTCCAAGACCGGCGAGGAGGAGGTCGTCACGTCCTGGTCGGTGCCCGAATGGGGGTACGGAATCCCCGACAGCCCCAATGAGGCGGGCAAGAAGCCGCTCTACGTGGAGGGCGGTACGGCCATGGACAAGAAGGACATCGACCACTTCGAGGTCCGGACGTTCGAAGGCGACAAGTTGGTGGAGATCCCTGCCTGA
- a CDS encoding sigma-70 family RNA polymerase sigma factor: MRKDAAVADDRPHRARHRSATPRTNTPAPDEELMRALYREHAGPLLAYVMRLVAGDRQRAEDVVQETLIRAWKNAGQLNRATGSVRPWLVTVARRIVIDGHRSRQARPQEVDPSPLEVMPAEDEIDKALWLMTLSDALEDLTPAHREVLVETYFKGRTVNEAAETLGIPSGTVRSRVFYALRSMKLALEERGVSA, from the coding sequence GTGCGCAAGGATGCGGCCGTGGCCGATGACCGCCCTCACCGGGCCCGACACCGGAGCGCGACACCGCGCACCAATACTCCCGCTCCCGATGAGGAGTTGATGCGAGCGCTGTACCGCGAACATGCCGGACCGCTGCTCGCCTACGTCATGCGTCTTGTCGCGGGCGACCGCCAGCGGGCCGAGGATGTCGTACAGGAAACGCTCATCCGTGCCTGGAAGAACGCCGGCCAGCTCAATAGGGCGACCGGCTCTGTCCGACCCTGGCTGGTGACGGTCGCTCGGCGCATCGTCATCGACGGACACCGCAGCCGGCAGGCCCGGCCGCAGGAAGTCGATCCGTCGCCGCTGGAGGTCATGCCCGCGGAGGACGAGATCGACAAGGCGTTGTGGCTGATGACGCTCTCGGATGCGCTGGAGGATTTGACCCCTGCCCACCGGGAAGTACTCGTGGAGACGTACTTCAAGGGGCGTACGGTCAATGAGGCTGCCGAGACCCTCGGCATACCCAGCGGGACCGTGCGTTCCCGAGTGTTCTACGCACTTCGTTCCATGAAGCTCGCATTGGAGGAGAGGGGGGTCTCGGCATGA
- a CDS encoding GNAT family N-acetyltransferase, producing MANDSSILFRPATLDDAEALTEALLRNREHLRPWEPARPADFFTARDQANRLADPSVQRWLLTEGPRVVGTATLTNIALGSFRSANLGYWIDSDYTGRGLATRAAEEICRVARDDYGLHRVEAGTLLVNTASQRVLSKCGFELIGTAPSYLHIAGQWRDHRLYQRILHDGPPNAAA from the coding sequence ATGGCCAACGACTCCTCCATCCTCTTCCGGCCCGCCACCCTGGACGACGCCGAGGCGCTCACCGAGGCCCTCCTCCGCAACCGCGAACACCTGCGGCCCTGGGAGCCGGCCCGCCCCGCCGACTTCTTCACCGCGCGCGACCAGGCCAACCGGCTCGCCGATCCGTCCGTACAGCGCTGGCTCCTCACCGAGGGCCCGCGCGTCGTGGGCACGGCGACCCTCACCAACATCGCGCTCGGGTCGTTCCGCAGCGCCAACCTCGGCTACTGGATCGACAGCGACTACACCGGCCGCGGCCTGGCGACCCGCGCCGCCGAGGAGATCTGCCGCGTGGCCCGCGACGACTACGGGCTGCACCGGGTCGAGGCCGGCACCCTCCTCGTCAACACCGCCTCGCAACGGGTGCTGAGCAAATGCGGCTTCGAGCTGATCGGCACCGCGCCGAGCTATCTCCACATCGCCGGGCAGTGGCGCGACCACCGGCTCTACCAGCGCATCCTCCACGACGGCCCGCCCAACGCCGCCGCCTGA
- a CDS encoding GntR family transcriptional regulator — protein sequence MSTGDWVSTSMPYLAPRQGNRPDAWTEELAARGRRGSQRIVSAGEVEAPAEVAGLLGIAVGEAVVVRRRVMYLEGRPCELTDTYYPAPIARDTRLAQTAKIPGGAVTLLAELGHIGVRVQEDVTAHLPNADEREALHTGPGEPALRLTRVTFDSQDRPLQVDMMTMPGHRQRLRYEMRIE from the coding sequence ATGAGCACCGGCGACTGGGTCAGCACCTCGATGCCGTACCTGGCCCCGCGGCAGGGGAACCGGCCCGACGCCTGGACGGAGGAACTGGCAGCGCGCGGTAGGCGCGGCAGCCAGCGGATCGTGAGCGCGGGTGAGGTCGAGGCGCCGGCGGAGGTGGCCGGGCTGCTCGGGATCGCCGTGGGCGAGGCGGTCGTCGTCCGGCGGCGGGTGATGTACCTGGAGGGCCGGCCCTGCGAGCTGACCGACACGTACTACCCGGCGCCCATCGCACGCGACACCCGCCTCGCCCAAACGGCGAAGATCCCCGGCGGCGCCGTCACACTCCTCGCCGAGCTGGGACACATCGGCGTACGCGTCCAGGAGGACGTAACGGCCCACCTACCGAACGCCGACGAGCGAGAAGCCCTGCACACCGGCCCGGGCGAACCGGCACTCCGCCTGACCCGGGTCACCTTCGACAGCCAGGACCGCCCCCTCCAGGTCGACATGATGACGATGCCGGGACACCGGCAACGGCTGCGCTACGAGATGAGGATCGAATGA